A DNA window from Impatiens glandulifera chromosome 7, dImpGla2.1, whole genome shotgun sequence contains the following coding sequences:
- the LOC124909559 gene encoding calponin homology domain-containing protein DDB_G0272472-like codes for MCIQNEIPHSPVPQIDKGQTHGATSPRGNPVINETDERAEPPLTGQLQHEQPGVSEPGVSKEWVKSLLQEFGDSTVHPLEEKMTKTVSMALRFANNTRNKLVMTNNRFSQIDADYREEVVLRDNHLKRTEALEEENSGIKNDFDRFKRETEQRLREVAEDLVGKASELENKNAGLEDRNDKLEADLKALTAQVDELLKAKLSADAAVVEANSRAAQEVQDAMDEEARREKEPPQLTEEERAERERRTKAKFPGLEESVAAQQREDAERLNAQKQGFEEFTTTHKKKQKAASAPSIPAKRKRKPSKKDQVVGLLNEVTDTVIDSQPDQATHNEDDDEEHLEHRSTRQRVSRPDKKKRNKDLMASYDFSDSE; via the coding sequence ATGTGCATACAAAACGAAATACCGCACTCTCCAGTTCCTCAGATCGATAAGGGTCAAACTCATGGTGCTACATCTCCTCGGGGTAACCCGGTGATAAACGAAACCGATGAAAGGGCAGAGCCCCCTCTCACCGGGCAACTTCAACATGAACAACCGGGAGTCTCCGAACCGGGCGTTTCAAAAGAATGGGTCAAAAGCCTTCTCCAAGAATTTGGAGACTCAACGGTTCACCCGCTAGAGGAGAAGATGACGAAAACCGTGAGCATGGCACTCCGGTTCGCCAACAATACGAGGAATAAGCTAGTAATGACAAATAACCGGTTCTCACAAATCGACGCTGACTACCGGGAAGAAGTGGTTTTGCGCGACAACCATCTTAAGCGAACTGAGGCCTTGGAAGAAGAAAACTCAGGAATAAAGAATGACTTCGACCGGTTTAAAAGAGAGACCGAACAAAGGCTAAGAGAGGTCGCTGAGGATCTAGTCGGCAAGGCCTCGGAACTGGAAAACAAGAATGCGGGTcttgaagaccgcaacgacAAACTCGaggccgacctcaaggcgctgACCGCACAAGTTGATGAATTACTCAAGGCCAAGTTGAGTGCGGATGCAGCGGTTGTGGAGGCAAATTCCCGGGCGGCTCAGGAAGTCCAGGATGCGATGGACGAAGAAGCAAGAAGAGAGAAGGAGCCTCCGCAACTTACCGAGGAAGAAAGAGCCGAGCGCGAACGAAGGACAAAGGCTAAGTTTCCGGGACTTGAAGAGTCTGTAGCCGCTCAGCAACGGGAAGATGCAGAGCGGCTAAATGCACAAAAACAAGGGTTCGAAGAATTTACGACCACCCACAAGAAGAAGCAAAAGGCGGCCTCTGCCCCTTCGATACCGGCAAAGCGAAAAAGAAAACCATCTAAGAAGGACCAAGTAGTCGGGCTGCTGAATGAAGTCACTGACACGGTTATTGACAGTCAACCGGATCAGGCTACTCACAacgaagatgatgatgaagagcaCCTAGAGCACCGGtctacaagacagcgagtcTCAAGACCGGATAAGAAAAAGCGGAACAAGGATCTGATGGCCAGCTACGACTTCTCGGACTCAGAATAG